The following coding sequences are from one Arachis hypogaea cultivar Tifrunner chromosome 7, arahy.Tifrunner.gnm2.J5K5, whole genome shotgun sequence window:
- the LOC112702078 gene encoding transcription factor PIF4 gives MMNNNSTIPGWNFESDACVINQKSPIGLDQDLVELLWKNGQVVLSSQTQRKPVQKSDASSTLRNGVHCGNSSSNLSQQEDETASWIQYQVEDHPMGQELCSSNLLSQLTPCEVEAYKPIKQLEEPKFAKFATPNANLSPQQQNNNTKPINPMPAPRFQVAPDSSNQKTNDFVGGSSSSQKVPKFSHHFSAPAQQKFREKVSGNNNVLQSEGRECSVMTVGSSHCGSNNIIPQEQDTTFSEAVKDCVQRSVPNWSNNKGKSSEMIEATVTSSSGGSGSSLGKTTCSLSTGNHLSLKRKITDADESEEQSEATEPKSGVGNKTSQRSGSSRRNRAAEVHNLSERRRRDRINEKMRTLQQLIPNSNKTDKASMLEEAIEYLKSLQLQLQVMWMGAGMTPVMFPGIQHYMSQMSAMGMAAASQPSLPSMQNPMQIPRVPHHQTPSNQALMCQNPVLGAFNYQNHQMQNPCLADQYARYMAYHHLMQTASQPMNVFGYGSQAVQQSQTMMPPSNNNGTMNVAPNFEDAITAKMGTSTFQQLNNN, from the exons ATGATGAACAACAACAGCACTATTCCTGGTTGGAACTTTGAGAGTGATGCCTGTGTCATCAATCAAAAGAGTCCAATAGG GCTGGACCAAGATCTTGTAGAGCTTCTATGGAAAAATGGGCAAGTAGTATTGAGCAGCCAAACACAAAGGAAACCAGTTCAGAAAAGTGATGCATCATCAACATTAAGAAATGGTGTTCATTGTGGAAACTCAAGTAGTAATTTGAGTCAACAAGAAGATGAGACAGCTTCATGGATTCAATACCAAGTTGAGGATCATCCAATGGGACAAGAACTTTGCTCATCAAATCTTTTATCTCAATTGACACCTTGTGAAGTTGAGGCTTACAAGCCAATCAAGCAATTGGAAGAACCAAAGTTTGCAAAATTTGCTACCCCAAATGCAAATTTAAGTccacaacaacaaaacaacaatacAAAACCGATAAATCCTATGCCTGCTCCAAGATTCCAGGTTGCTCCTGATTCATCTAATCAGAAAACCAATGACTTTGTTGGTGGatcatcatcatcacaaaaggttccaaagttttctcatcatttttcAGCACCCGCACAACAAAAGTTTAGGGAGAAAGTTAGTGGTAACAATAATGTGCTACAAAGTGAGGGTAGGGAGTGTTCAGTTATGACAGTTGGATCAAGTCACTGTGGCAGCAACAACATCATCCCTCAGGAACAAGATACTACTTTCTCTGAAGCAGTTAAAGATTGTGTTCAGAGAAGTGTTCCTAATTGGAGTAACAATAAGGGGAAATCTTCAGAGATGATTGAGGCAACTGTGACTTCATCCTCTGGTGGCTCAGGTAGTAGTCTTGGAAAAACTACTTGTTCTTTATCAACAGGAAATCATCTTAGCCTAAAGAGGAAAATCACAGATGCAGATGAATCAGAAGAACAAAGTGAG GCCACAGAGCCTAAATCAGGTGTTGGAAACAAAACATCTCAGAGATCAGGATCTTCTAGAAGAAACCGTGCAGCAGAAGTGCATAACCTATCTGAAAGG AGAAGAAGAGACAGGATCAATGAGAAAATGAGAACACTCCAACAACTCATACCAAACAGTAATAAG ACAGACAAAGCATCAATGCTAGAAGAGGCAATTGAATACTTGAAGTCACTTCAGTTACAGCTTCAG GTAATGTGGATGGGAGCAGGGATGACACCAGTGATGTTTCCTGGGATTCAGCATTACATGTCACAAATGAGTGCAATGGGAATGGCTGCAGCATCACAACCTTCTCTTCCTTCTATGCAAAATCCAATGCAAATACCAAGA GTGCCTCATCATCAAACGCCTTCAAACCAGGCTTTGATGTGCCAAAATCCAGTTTTGGGTGCATTTAATTACCAAAATCATCAGATGCAAAATCCATGCCTTGCAGACCAATATGCACGTTACATGGCTTATCATCATCTCATGCAAACTGCATCTCAG CCAATGAATGTATTTGGATATGGTTCCCAGGCTGTTCAGCAGAGTCAAACAATGATGCCACCCAGCAATAACAATGGGACCATGAATGTTGCACCTAATTTTGAAGATGCTATCACTGCCAAAATGG GTACTTCCACCTTTCAACAACTGAACAATAACTAA